The stretch of DNA ACCATCTACACACTCTGGCTCCCGTCGCACCACATGTAACGACCGTGCGTGTGACTTCATAACAAGCAATGACCAGCTCCGCGCCCGGCACGTATGTGATCAGACATCCTCTAGCCTCGGCCAGCAGAGAGGCAACAGAGTTGACCTGATAGCGTTATCGTCTTGCCCGAGCCCATTGTCACCTGGCGACAACCTAGGGGACGTCATTCAGTTTTATGCGCTCCCgtgtaaccagaggagctcagctgagataatgccccatctcgacttggggttgTGATCCACACAAAATccatacaatcattttattaatgcatACAACATGGCCTCCTCTATCGACCATCTTCACACTCTAGCTCCCATTGCACCACGAGTAACGTCCCGTGTGTGTGACTTCATAACATGCGGTGCCCATCTCCGCATAATTAACCAGCCATCATCTAGCCTCCACCAACAGAGAGGCAACAAAGTCAACCCAAGAGTGTTACTGTCTCGCCCGAGCCTGTTGTCGCTTGGCGACAACCCAGGGGACGCCACTCAGTTTTATATGCTCTCGAGGAGCTCCATCAAGATAATGGCCCATCTCGGCTTGGAGTCATAATATGCATGCACCCACAAAATCATTTGACACAAAAACCACCAGTTTTACATATTTCAATTTACACATAGCCAAAGCAAAATTACAGGAATATTAATGACAAGTAAACAAATATAATGCCGACGGACATGCAACAATTTATCAGTGAATGACATAGTAATAGTGCAGATATGAGCAAACAATTTTCAACATCACAACAATCTACATGTTCCATTCCCAACGCTTCATGGCCCTTGCCCACcacacaaattcacaaccaACTATGATTTAAACCCAAAGTTCCATAGTGCCCTCGACCACTTCACAAATCCACTACCAAGGCAACAATTCAACCCAACACTCCTCATCATTTATTCAATCACCATTCGAAACTAGACTGCACAATTCATCAATTCACAATTTTCCAACtacaagtattttaaaaattagttcgAGAACCACTTACATCGTGGATAGAAAATTCTAGATGATCGAGATGCGCTAATCGTGTTTGCTCCTCTCAGATTGGGAGAAAAGCAGTGTGTGAATGTGTTGCAAGAGAGAATGGATGCGACGAATCTGAGTGGCTGAGTCAACGATAGTGTGAATGGAGGTGGCCTCGATCAGTGTGCTATGTTAAGGTGCCTGGGTGATTTTCGATAGGGTCGCTTGATTTCAGGCATGGTCGCAGAACACAATTGCATATCTATTAGTTGTGATACAATGGGGCAAGAATCTGTGTTAGATCGGCGTGGTTACTGTAAGGAGGGAGAGTAGATCTAAGGGCTGGTGGTGGAGCTGGGGATGGAGGAGAGACACAACAAATCTAGATGGATGTTATGAACCTAAGGTGGAAGTTGCCGTTTGAAGTTGCTACGTGGAGAAACGACGTCGCGAGCTTAAAGGCAAGGAATTACAACTTGAGCTGATTTCTATTATATGACACAGTTTTAATAAATGTAGTGTAGTGTTTTAAAGTAGTAAAACGATGTAGTTTTTCATATATTCAGTCTGTTATAGTTTAAGGGTACTCTAGTAATTTCTAGGCATCTGTTATAACCCACGCCTGAAGAGTGGGAGACTCATTTTGGAATATGAAGAATATTGTAGTTCTTTTTTGAAGGTTTTGGATTCCTCGCAAATCCAGTCGATACAATTTCAGTGAATTTCAtccatcatcatcttccttATTTTAACAATCCAATTACAGTCATCCATACGTACAAAGCCATTTTTCTATTATTCTATCCAGGATCCTAACAATGGATCTGGGTGGGATGGTTCGATTGGGATGATGGCGACAAAGACAGTGGACAATCGACTCAAGGTAAGGCATTTTGGCTTGTTTTTCTTTGTGGACGgtagggaggaagagagagagagagagagagagagagcaagagagagatggagagcgAAGAAACAAAGAGGGAGACGCTTAGCTGCAGCGTGTGGTGGTTGGAGCTGTGGAGAGCGGCGCAACACGAAAACATGGGGTTGAGCACAACGACGAGCAGTAGACATGGAGAAGGAAGGGAACAATGGCTTGGTGGAGTGCGACGATGCAATGGAGCCGGCTAGGTGAGGTAGAAGGTGACGACAGAGGAGACTGAGAAGCCGAGAGAGATGGGGCATTGAGTACTCACCGTTGTCGGCGCCAGACGACCTGTTGGATGACGACGACGACAACTGGGATggtgaaaaaaatgagagattgaGAGACAGAGAGGTGAGGGATGgcgagggaggaagagagagagggtaaggagaaaaagatgaaagaaagaaaacttagTAGCCCCTTTTTGGATTCATAAAcgtttaatcttatctcatctcatctcatctcattttatcattacaactcttttaaattttcacacaaaatataatatacaattcaactttttcaaatttcaaaacaataataatattaaaaaataatattcttacaatattttttttaactttcatatttcatctaaaaccatctcatctcatctctgaatccaaaccggTCCTTAGGATTTTCCCCTAAGCGAAACGATGTTGTTTTCTGGGGGGAATGGGGTTGGGCCTCCAAGGCGTTGGGCTGACGATTTGGGCCAACTAAGGgcttccaatattttttttaaagggttgGGCCCCTTGTACAGGGCCTCACAACATATATACACCGAACCCCAACCCCCTAAAATGGCCAATTCAGGATTAGATATTGACTTATAATTAATTGGCTAATTAACTTGTACTTGTTCTTATTCATTTGGCATAAAAAAACTTGTACTTGTTCTTTCTTGAATAAGTTTTCTTCCACAAAAATGATATTAGAGTGTTAAACCTGGTCTCGGGGTGAGTTTCTTTTTGGTGCATCAACACCAATAAGGTATGGGTTGAGACAGATAttcccaaaaattttaaaattgtgtaTCTTCAATTTGAGAgtgtgtttgaaattttttgatgGCATGTGAAACTTCTTTGGCAGTTGTAGTGTTTTGACCTTAAACTGCAACTCTTTTTGCCCAGGTTGACAAAAATTAACACTTGATAATTGacactttataaagagcaaatgTTGGCACGATTGGGAGGAATTAAATTGAACAAATCCACTCGAGGTGTTGATTTTGTTACAATGAAAGCCAGTAgtgcatatttttctctttatgcTAGTATGCCCTTTTTTGTTGCTGAGAAGAAGTAAGtactcaattttattatttaacttttatcttttataaagAGGTTACAATATTTATCCAAGTATGCCACAGGAGTAGAAACATTAAGGATTTTGCTAGCCTTCATTActttgaatttaatttcaatACCCATTAGATGCTAATGATAATCAACTACAAGAATCATCGACCACAACATTTTACGTAAACTTCTAACTTTTACCTGTATGTAGCATGGCAAAGTAATTATTAGGAGTGTCCCAATTGACATTAATCATGAAATCAAGAGATGCAAACAAACTTCACTTTCTCACATTAGCCTCCACCAATATCTTTCAGAAACTTGGATTTGATCTTGTCGAGTGCAGTTGAAACATCTTCTATACCAATTCTCTGTTGAGGTGAATCTGCACAACAATGCAAAGCCAATGCCATAGTGGATGATAAGCAATTCTCTATTGCAGCATAATCATTTTCGTTTTTTAACAAATTGGTATCAACAACTTCAAGTACCGAACGGGCTAATGAATCTTGTACTAAACACTTCAAGCTCATTTCTCCTGTAAACATATCATCTGTGGGCTTTTTTCTTATGAAAGTTTCTAATATCAAAATGCCAAAGCTATACACATCGCCACTTGTAGAAACGATTCCTTCAGATCCGTACTCTGCATACATTAAAATTTCTCATGAGAATTTcttatatgaaaaatgctatttgtaCTTGAGAAAAACTTATAAAACACTTACTTCTCCACATGTTAGTTATTGATAcacaaattatgaaatttaaaatttaaaatttaaatttgaaaacaaaactaacaaaatgagtctcgtaagtaaaagtgtaaaaaaaattgtaaatatatgtgGCGCTACTCATCTTATATTGtattaaaatggaaaaagaaaaatactaaacaaTAGTCATGGTCAACATTCAGTTACCAATTAAAGAGAACAATTATATGTGCTTATGTGATAGTACTAGAATGATAAACATGGAAGTACTTCACCTCACCTGGTGCTATATAGCCAATTGTAGCGAGAGTCATTGTTTTAGCAAGAGAAGCTCCATCACTGAGGAGTTTGGACATGCCAAAATCAACAACATGTCCGACCATATCTTCATCTAATAGCACATTGCTTGGCTTTAAATCAGAATGAACAATAGGTATTGAGTAACCAACATGAAGGTATTCTAGTGCTTTTGCCACATCAATCATTATATTTAGTCTCTGTAAAATATTCAAACAGTGGTTGTCAGAATACAACCACATCTCTAGGCTCCCATTAGGCAAGTACTCCAGTACAATAGCTTTGAAGTCAATGTCACTACAAGCACTAATTATTTTGACAAGATTTCGGTGACGAATATTGCTTAATACCTCGCATTCTATGTTAAAACTTTTGAATGCCCCTTCTACGCGCAACTTTAGAACTTTTATTGCAACAATCTTACCATCCAAGAGTAGTCCTTTGTAAACTGATCCAAAAGTACCTTCTCCAAGTAAGTTGTTTGCATTAAACCCTTCTGTCGCTCGTAGGACTTCTTGATGTGAAATTCTTCTCCATATGGCTAAAGGCGATGTGTCCTCCTCAGCAAGGAATTTGGAGTTATGTTGCTggcattttttcaaaacaaatacaaGATACAATATTACAAGTATGGTTAACCCCATTATTGGTATAAGATATTTTAGTATACCACCGGCTCTTCTGGCATGTTTTGGTCTAGGAGCACCACTTTGACATGGGGGGACTTGCAGTCGAGCCACACCACAAAGTGCATTGTTTGACATAAATGATGCAGCTGAGAAGTGTACAAATGGTCCTCTTGTAGGAATTTCTCCACTTAGTTTATTGAAGGAGACATTTAGGTATTTGAGGTATAAGAGTGCTTCTAAGGACATGGGAATCTCTCCAGATAAGTTGTTATTAGAGAGATCTAAGAGCTCCAAGCTTACCAATTTACCAAAAGTTGTAGGAATTGAGCCTTCTAGTTGATTGGATGCCAATGAGAGATAAACAAGACTGTTGAGCCCACCAA from Juglans regia cultivar Chandler chromosome 4, Walnut 2.0, whole genome shotgun sequence encodes:
- the LOC109001442 gene encoding receptor kinase-like protein Xa21, which codes for MEVGNLTMLLDLDFSDNNFDGSLSSEIGNFTMLRVLSISYNKFQGAIPSEIGYLQNLQFINIGNNGFAGSVPFEIFNISTLQTMGMVLNNLTGHLPSNVGIFLPNLHTLTLGGNELSGTIPNSISNASQLILLGLSQNSFSGLIPKTLGNLRLLQTLNLEKNNLTVEYLELESFFADLSNCIYLRTLALGTNQLDGILPSSIGNLSIFLQDFLLYDCNIKGNIPIEIGNLSRLAFLELSKNDLIGPIPIAIGKLHMLQFLGLGSNRLKGHIPPSVCHLGSLAELSLFENELSGDIPTCINNLTSLKGVYLGFNQLTSTFPLSLWSLIDLLEVDVSSNSLSGPISTEIGNMKVLRTLNLSRNCLSGEIPMTIGGLNSLVYLSLASNQLEGSIPTTFGKLVSLELLDLSNNNLSGEIPMSLEALLYLKYLNVSFNKLSGEIPTRGPFVHFSAASFMSNNALCGVARLQVPPCQSGAPRPKHARRAGGILKYLIPIMGLTILVILYLVFVLKKCQQHNSKFLAEEDTSPLAIWRRISHQEVLRATEGFNANNLLGEGTFGSVYKGLLLDGKIVAIKVLKLRVEGAFKSFNIECEVLSNIRHRNLVKIISACSDIDFKAIVLEYLPNGSLEMWLYSDNHCLNILQRLNIMIDVAKALEYLHVGYSIPIVHSDLKPSNVLLDEDMVGHVVDFGMSKLLSDGASLAKTMTLATIGYIAPEYGSEGIVSTSGDVYSFGILILETFIRKKPTDDMFTGEMSLKCLVQDSLARSVLEVVDTNLLKNENDYAAIENCLSSTMALALHCCADSPQQRIGIEDVSTALDKIKSKFLKDIGGG